One window from the genome of [Mycobacterium] stephanolepidis encodes:
- a CDS encoding prolyl oligopeptidase family serine peptidase: MTSARRSPDPHLWLEDIGGDEPLNWVRERNSITTGEFSGARFDEMRAEALAILNTDAQIPYVRRRGEYLYNFRRDANNARGLWRRTTLDQYRLDEPEWDVIIDVDALADSEDENWVWAGATALRPEFNRALVSLSRGGSDAVVVREFDLETRQFVTDGFVLPEAKTQIGWIDADTVFVGTDFGPGSLTDSGYPRLVKRWKRGQSLDDAELVFSGESSDVMVGASFDDTPGFERTLISRATDFFNSEVHELSVDGELLHIDVPTDASVSVHREWLLIELKSPWQLDGAEHSAGTLLAARYADFLAGDRTVTAVFIPDEHASLHHYAWTRERLTVVILRDVVSQIVVFTPGSWNSEPLGGVPVNATTQIVAIDDLGDEIFLDTSGFTQPSTLLHGTAGTAGAWVSPIKSAPSFFDGASFEVTQHFARSDDGTAIPYFVVRPSGSTEAGPTLLGGYGGFEVSRTPGYDGVLGKLWLSRGGTYVLANIRGGGEYGPVWHTQAMREGRHLAYEDFASVARDLVARGITTAAQLGAQGGSNGGLLMGVMLTAYPELFGALVCQVPLLDMRRYHLLLAGASWVAEYGDPDNPDDWGFISKYSPYQNISPEKHYPPVLVTTSTRDDRVHPGHARKMTAALQEAGQPVWYYENIEGGHGGAANNDQSAFKAALAIEFLWRRLAP; this comes from the coding sequence ATGACGTCGGCGCGCCGCTCCCCGGACCCACATCTCTGGCTCGAAGACATCGGTGGCGACGAGCCGCTGAATTGGGTACGCGAACGCAACTCGATAACAACCGGCGAGTTTTCCGGTGCACGATTTGACGAAATGCGGGCCGAGGCGCTGGCCATTCTCAATACCGACGCACAAATCCCGTATGTGCGTCGGCGAGGCGAATACCTCTACAACTTCCGACGCGATGCCAACAACGCCCGCGGCCTTTGGCGGCGAACCACTTTGGATCAATACCGTCTCGATGAACCCGAATGGGACGTCATCATCGACGTCGACGCCCTGGCGGACAGCGAGGACGAGAACTGGGTCTGGGCGGGTGCGACGGCGCTACGCCCCGAGTTCAACCGGGCGCTGGTCAGTTTGTCGCGCGGCGGATCGGACGCCGTGGTGGTACGTGAATTCGATCTGGAAACACGGCAGTTCGTGACGGACGGTTTCGTGTTGCCCGAGGCCAAGACTCAGATCGGGTGGATCGACGCCGACACCGTGTTCGTGGGCACCGATTTCGGGCCCGGAAGTCTTACGGATTCGGGATATCCCCGTCTGGTCAAGCGCTGGAAGCGCGGACAGTCCCTGGACGATGCGGAACTGGTTTTCAGCGGCGAATCGTCGGACGTGATGGTGGGCGCGAGCTTTGATGACACCCCCGGCTTCGAACGCACCCTGATCAGTCGGGCCACCGACTTCTTCAATTCCGAAGTACACGAGCTCAGTGTCGACGGAGAGCTGCTGCATATCGACGTCCCCACCGATGCCTCGGTGTCGGTGCACCGCGAATGGCTCCTGATCGAACTCAAGTCGCCGTGGCAGTTGGACGGCGCCGAGCATTCGGCCGGGACCCTACTGGCGGCTCGCTATGCCGACTTCCTCGCCGGGGATCGCACCGTCACCGCGGTGTTCATTCCCGACGAACATGCGAGCCTGCACCACTACGCATGGACCCGGGAACGGCTTACCGTCGTGATCCTGCGCGATGTGGTGAGCCAGATCGTGGTGTTCACCCCGGGCAGCTGGAACTCCGAACCACTGGGCGGTGTGCCCGTCAACGCCACCACACAGATCGTCGCGATCGACGACCTTGGCGATGAGATATTCCTTGACACATCGGGTTTCACCCAGCCGTCCACACTGCTGCACGGCACAGCAGGCACCGCGGGGGCCTGGGTATCCCCCATCAAATCGGCACCGTCTTTCTTCGACGGCGCCTCCTTTGAGGTGACCCAGCACTTCGCACGGTCCGACGACGGGACCGCGATTCCCTACTTCGTCGTGCGCCCCAGCGGATCCACCGAAGCGGGACCCACTCTGCTCGGCGGGTACGGAGGTTTCGAGGTCTCCAGAACTCCCGGCTATGACGGCGTACTGGGCAAACTGTGGCTGTCCCGCGGCGGCACCTACGTGCTGGCCAACATCCGCGGAGGCGGCGAGTACGGCCCGGTGTGGCACACCCAGGCGATGCGAGAAGGACGCCATCTGGCGTATGAAGACTTCGCCTCTGTCGCAAGAGATTTGGTGGCGCGGGGCATTACCACCGCAGCACAGTTGGGCGCGCAGGGCGGCAGCAACGGAGGACTGCTGATGGGTGTGATGCTCACGGCCTACCCAGAACTGTTCGGCGCGTTGGTGTGCCAGGTCCCGCTGCTGGACATGCGGCGTTATCACCTGTTACTGGCCGGCGCGTCCTGGGTCGCCGAATACGGTGACCCGGACAATCCAGATGATTGGGGGTTCATCTCCAAATACTCTCCGTACCAGAATATTTCGCCCGAGAAGCACTATCCGCCCGTTCTGGTGACCACCTCGACCCGCGACGACCGCGTTCACCCGGGACATGCACGCAAGATGACAGCCGCACTACAAGAGGCGGGGCAACCGGTCTGGTACTACGAGAACATCGAGGGTGGCCATGGCGGTGCGGCCAACAACGACCAGTCGGCATTCAAGGCGGCGCTGGCCATCGAGTTCCTCTGGCGCCGGCTCGCACCCTGA
- a CDS encoding putative holin — protein MIPLPRAQVVASAMLLGIAVGLVAGMSSVFIAHEPVRPDLFIGVVVAVPSLIGFFILIASTRKWMTAAAAFVLAISPGWFGILAAIQVIHSV, from the coding sequence GTGATACCACTGCCACGCGCGCAGGTTGTAGCTAGCGCGATGCTGCTGGGGATAGCAGTTGGACTTGTCGCTGGGATGTCTAGCGTGTTCATCGCGCATGAACCAGTGCGGCCCGACCTCTTCATCGGCGTTGTTGTCGCGGTACCGAGCCTGATCGGTTTCTTCATCTTGATCGCGTCCACGCGAAAATGGATGACGGCCGCGGCGGCATTCGTGCTGGCGATTTCTCCCGGGTGGTTCGGGATTCTTGCGGCGATACAGGTGATTCACAGTGTCTGA
- a CDS encoding aldo/keto reductase translates to MPLSGYQPLAAETGPDAARSVQAIHRALDLGVSLIDTAEIYGPYTNEELVGKAIADRRDEVVLATKFGLISHATGATFQPDSSPANIAVAVEGSLRRLGIDHIDLYYQHRVDPTVPIEEVVGAVAELVAQGKVRHIGLSEASAATIRRAHAVHPIAAVQSEYSLWTLDVESAVLPTLRELGIGLVPYSPLGRGFLAGFIRSADQLADGDFRKNLPRFSQQNLDRNRAIVGAVEAVAAEAGATPAQIALAWLLSRGEGIVPIPGTTKAARVEENTAAVDVVLSHAQLSQLETIAPAVGERYHEDLMALLD, encoded by the coding sequence CTGCCTCTATCTGGGTACCAACCTCTGGCCGCGGAAACCGGTCCGGATGCCGCTCGGTCCGTCCAGGCCATCCATCGCGCGCTCGATCTGGGCGTCAGCCTGATCGATACCGCCGAAATCTACGGCCCGTACACCAACGAGGAACTGGTGGGTAAGGCGATCGCGGACCGTCGCGATGAGGTGGTGCTCGCGACGAAGTTCGGACTGATTTCGCATGCCACCGGTGCAACCTTCCAGCCCGACAGCTCGCCGGCGAATATCGCTGTGGCGGTGGAAGGATCGTTGCGCCGATTAGGGATCGATCACATCGACCTCTATTACCAACATCGCGTCGACCCCACCGTGCCGATCGAAGAGGTGGTCGGCGCGGTTGCCGAATTGGTGGCGCAGGGCAAGGTCCGCCACATCGGGTTGTCGGAAGCATCGGCGGCCACCATCCGCCGCGCTCATGCGGTACATCCGATAGCGGCGGTTCAGTCGGAGTACTCGTTGTGGACCCTGGATGTGGAGTCCGCGGTGCTGCCGACTCTGCGCGAGTTGGGAATCGGTCTGGTGCCGTACTCGCCACTGGGCCGTGGGTTCCTGGCGGGATTCATACGGTCCGCGGATCAGTTGGCAGACGGCGATTTCCGAAAGAACCTGCCGAGATTCAGCCAGCAGAACCTGGACAGAAACCGTGCGATCGTCGGTGCCGTGGAAGCCGTCGCGGCCGAGGCGGGGGCGACGCCGGCTCAGATCGCGCTGGCCTGGCTGTTGTCTCGCGGCGAGGGCATCGTGCCTATCCCCGGGACCACGAAGGCGGCACGCGTCGAGGAGAACACGGCAGCCGTGGATGTGGTCCTCTCCCATGCGCAGTTATCGCAGTTGGAGACGATCGCGCCCGCGGTGGGCGAGCGCTACCACGAGGATCTGATGGCCCTGTTGGATTGA
- the lpdA gene encoding dihydrolipoyl dehydrogenase — MTAHYDVVVLGAGPGGYVAAIRAAQLGLTTAIVEEKYWGGVCLNVGCIPSKALLRNAELAHIFTKEAKTFGISGEATFDFGAAFDRSRKVAEGRVAGVHFLMKKNKITEYEGVGTFTDANTLAIKKADGATETLTFSNVIIATGSSVRLVPGTSLSENVVTYEKQIMTRELPGSIIIAGAGAIGMEFAYVLKNYGVDVTIVEFLPRALPNEDAEVSKEIEKQYKKLGVKILTGTKVESITDNGSQVTVKVSKDGQESELVADKVLQAIGFAPNVEGFGLDTTGVALTDRGAIAIDERMRTNVPHIYAIGDVTSKLQLAHVAEAQAVVAAETIAGAETLELGDYRMMPRATFCQPQVASFGLTEEQARAEGYDVKVAKFPFTANGKAHGLADPTGFVKLIADAKYGELIGGHLIGPDVSELLPELTLAQKWDLTVNELTRNVHTHPTLSEALQEAFHGLAGHMINF, encoded by the coding sequence GTGACTGCACACTATGACGTCGTCGTTCTCGGAGCCGGTCCCGGTGGCTATGTCGCGGCTATTCGCGCAGCCCAGTTGGGCCTGACCACCGCCATCGTTGAGGAGAAGTATTGGGGCGGAGTCTGCCTCAATGTCGGGTGTATCCCGTCCAAGGCGCTGCTGCGTAACGCGGAGTTGGCCCACATCTTTACCAAGGAAGCCAAGACATTCGGCATCAGCGGTGAGGCCACGTTCGATTTCGGTGCCGCGTTCGACCGCAGCCGTAAGGTCGCCGAGGGGCGTGTGGCCGGTGTGCACTTCCTGATGAAGAAGAACAAGATCACCGAATATGAAGGCGTGGGTACCTTCACCGATGCCAACACCTTGGCGATCAAGAAGGCCGACGGTGCCACCGAGACGCTGACCTTCTCCAATGTGATCATCGCCACCGGTAGCAGTGTGCGGCTCGTGCCCGGGACCTCGCTCTCGGAGAACGTGGTCACCTACGAGAAGCAGATCATGACCCGTGAGCTGCCCGGATCGATCATCATCGCGGGCGCCGGGGCCATCGGTATGGAGTTCGCGTACGTCCTCAAGAACTACGGCGTGGATGTCACCATCGTCGAATTCCTGCCGCGTGCGCTGCCCAACGAGGACGCCGAGGTGTCCAAGGAGATCGAGAAGCAGTACAAGAAGCTGGGCGTGAAGATCCTGACGGGCACCAAGGTCGAGTCGATCACCGACAATGGCTCGCAGGTCACGGTCAAGGTCAGCAAGGACGGGCAGGAGAGCGAGCTCGTCGCCGACAAGGTGCTGCAAGCCATCGGATTCGCGCCGAACGTCGAGGGCTTCGGCCTGGACACGACGGGTGTCGCGCTGACCGACCGCGGCGCGATCGCCATCGACGAGCGGATGCGCACCAATGTGCCGCACATCTACGCGATCGGTGACGTCACCTCCAAGCTGCAACTGGCACACGTCGCTGAGGCGCAGGCTGTTGTCGCCGCCGAAACCATCGCCGGTGCAGAAACATTGGAGCTGGGCGACTACCGGATGATGCCGCGGGCGACCTTCTGCCAGCCCCAGGTCGCCAGCTTCGGGCTCACCGAGGAGCAGGCCCGCGCCGAGGGGTACGACGTCAAGGTCGCGAAGTTCCCCTTCACCGCGAATGGCAAGGCACACGGCCTCGCCGATCCGACCGGATTCGTGAAGCTGATCGCCGATGCCAAGTACGGCGAGTTGATCGGTGGGCACCTGATCGGTCCCGATGTTTCCGAACTTCTGCCCGAGCTGACGCTCGCGCAGAAGTGGGATCTGACGGTCAACGAGCTGACTCGTAACGTGCACACCCACCCGACGCTGTCCGAGGCGCTGCAGGAGGCGTTCCATGGACTTGCGGGGCACATGATCAACTTCTGA
- the ppk2 gene encoding polyphosphate kinase 2 — protein sequence MTETITAAAQGYTVDDDDDDDPVLIAPDGVAVDTWRENYPYDERMSRHQYELEKRLLQIELLKLQNWSKRTGARHVILFEGRDAAGKGGTIKRFMEHLNPRGARVVALEKPTERERTQWYFQRYVPHLPAAGEMVFFDRSWYNRAGVERVMGFCSDEQHSEFIHQAPLFEQMLVNDGISLTKLWFSVSSAEQRTRFAIRQVDPVRQWKLSPMDLASLDKWDAYTRAKEEMFSLTDTDHAPWIVVKSNDKKRARVSAMRHVLGKFDYDDKDVDVVGQADPLILGRALTD from the coding sequence GTGACCGAGACCATTACGGCCGCTGCGCAGGGCTACACCGTCGACGACGATGACGATGACGACCCGGTACTCATCGCGCCCGACGGCGTCGCGGTGGACACCTGGCGAGAGAACTACCCGTACGACGAGCGGATGAGCCGTCATCAGTACGAGCTGGAGAAGCGTCTACTGCAGATCGAGCTGCTCAAGCTACAGAACTGGAGCAAGCGCACCGGCGCCCGGCACGTCATCCTCTTCGAGGGGCGCGACGCCGCCGGTAAGGGCGGCACCATCAAGCGGTTCATGGAGCACCTCAACCCGCGTGGTGCTCGCGTTGTCGCGCTGGAGAAGCCGACCGAACGGGAACGCACCCAGTGGTACTTCCAGCGGTATGTTCCGCATCTGCCGGCTGCCGGAGAGATGGTGTTCTTCGACCGCTCCTGGTACAACCGTGCCGGTGTCGAGCGCGTCATGGGATTTTGTTCCGACGAGCAGCATTCCGAATTCATCCACCAGGCACCGCTTTTCGAGCAGATGTTGGTCAATGACGGCATCAGCCTGACCAAACTGTGGTTCTCGGTATCCTCCGCCGAGCAGCGCACCCGCTTCGCGATCCGGCAGGTTGATCCGGTGCGCCAGTGGAAGCTCTCACCGATGGATCTGGCCTCCCTGGACAAGTGGGATGCCTACACCAGGGCCAAGGAAGAGATGTTCTCGCTCACCGACACCGATCACGCGCCGTGGATCGTGGTGAAGAGCAACGACAAGAAGCGCGCACGCGTCAGCGCGATGCGGCACGTTCTGGGCAAGTTCGACTACGACGACAAGGATGTCGATGTCGTCGGTCAGGCCGATCCACTGATCTTGGGGCGCGCGCTCACGGACTAG
- a CDS encoding PNPOx family protein — protein sequence MSETNTVPPWVNKMVRGLLRSPLHPVLSGNIALFTFTGRKSGKEYNVAATYIRDGDVLTVFTDRAWAKNLRDGRPVTALVRGKRLDGTAELSTGPQIAGPLADLLHRVPRDAKYHNVRRNSDGSFNQSDIERAAAAESMVTVRLS from the coding sequence ATGAGCGAAACCAACACTGTTCCACCATGGGTCAACAAGATGGTCAGGGGCCTGCTCCGCAGCCCGCTGCACCCCGTGCTCAGCGGCAATATCGCGTTGTTCACTTTCACCGGACGCAAGAGCGGCAAGGAATACAACGTGGCCGCCACCTACATTCGCGACGGCGATGTGCTGACCGTCTTCACTGACAGGGCGTGGGCCAAGAACCTGCGCGACGGACGCCCCGTCACCGCATTGGTGCGCGGCAAGCGGCTCGACGGAACCGCCGAGTTGTCCACCGGCCCCCAGATCGCCGGTCCACTGGCCGACCTGCTGCACAGAGTGCCGCGCGATGCCAAGTACCACAACGTGCGACGCAACTCGGACGGCAGCTTCAACCAATCCGATATCGAACGGGCCGCAGCTGCCGAGAGCATGGTGACCGTGCGCCTGTCATGA
- the ramB gene encoding acetate metabolism transcriptional regulator RamB — protein MSKTYVGGRLRQLRSERGFSQAALAQMLEISPSYLNQIEHDVRPLTVAVLLRITEVFGVDATFFSSQDDSRLIAELREVVQDKDLDIDVDPAEIADVVAGHPALARAMVNLHRRYRITTTQLAAATEDRYTDGSGSGSITMPHEEVRDYFYQRHNYLHELDTAAEDLTVRMRMHRADLAREIADRITEVHGVQIARRIDLGDSVLHKYDPVSKTLEISNHLSGGQQVFKLAAELAYLEYGDLIDTMVDDGKFTSEESRKLARLGLSNYFAAATVLPYRQFHGVAEDFQYDIERLSAFYSVSYETICHRLSTLQRPSMRGVPFSFVRVDRAGNMSKRQSATGFHFSSSGGTCPLWNVYETFGNPGKILVQVAQMPDGRNYLWVARTVERRASRYGQPGKTFAIGLGCELRHAHRLVYSQGLDLSSEGATTPIGVGCRVCERDNCPQRAFPALGRALDLDEHRSTVSPYLVQQEGARQ, from the coding sequence GTGTCCAAAACGTACGTTGGAGGGCGCCTTCGTCAACTCCGCAGCGAACGCGGGTTCAGCCAAGCTGCGCTCGCCCAGATGCTGGAGATCTCCCCGAGCTACCTCAACCAGATCGAGCATGACGTCCGTCCCCTGACCGTCGCGGTGCTCCTGCGTATCACCGAAGTGTTCGGCGTCGACGCGACGTTCTTCTCCTCCCAGGACGACAGCCGCCTCATCGCCGAGCTGCGCGAGGTGGTTCAGGACAAGGACCTGGACATCGACGTCGATCCCGCCGAGATCGCCGATGTCGTCGCCGGACATCCCGCCTTGGCACGCGCCATGGTCAATCTGCATCGGCGCTACCGGATCACCACCACGCAGTTGGCGGCGGCTACCGAAGACCGGTACACCGACGGCAGCGGCAGCGGTTCGATCACCATGCCGCACGAGGAGGTGCGCGACTACTTCTATCAGCGGCACAACTACCTCCACGAGCTCGACACCGCGGCCGAAGACCTGACGGTTCGGATGCGCATGCACCGGGCTGATCTCGCCAGAGAGATCGCCGACCGTATCACCGAAGTGCACGGCGTGCAGATCGCCCGGCGCATCGACCTCGGCGACAGCGTTCTGCACAAGTACGACCCGGTATCCAAGACGCTGGAGATCAGTAACCACCTCTCCGGGGGGCAGCAGGTTTTCAAACTGGCCGCCGAGCTGGCCTACCTGGAGTACGGCGATCTCATCGACACCATGGTCGACGACGGCAAGTTCACCTCCGAGGAATCTCGCAAACTGGCGCGGCTGGGCCTGTCCAACTACTTCGCCGCCGCCACGGTGCTGCCCTACCGGCAGTTCCATGGGGTGGCCGAGGACTTCCAATACGACATCGAGCGGCTCTCGGCGTTCTACTCGGTGAGCTACGAGACCATCTGCCACCGGCTGTCGACCCTGCAGCGTCCGTCGATGCGCGGGGTTCCGTTCTCATTCGTCCGGGTCGATCGTGCCGGAAACATGTCGAAACGTCAGTCAGCGACCGGTTTTCACTTCTCTTCCAGCGGCGGTACCTGTCCGCTGTGGAACGTATACGAGACCTTCGGCAACCCGGGCAAGATCCTGGTGCAGGTGGCGCAGATGCCCGACGGACGCAACTACCTCTGGGTGGCACGCACCGTCGAACGGCGTGCGTCGCGGTACGGACAGCCGGGTAAGACATTCGCGATCGGGCTCGGATGCGAGTTACGGCATGCGCATCGGCTGGTCTACTCGCAGGGCCTGGATCTGTCCTCCGAGGGCGCGACGACACCCATCGGCGTGGGTTGTCGGGTCTGCGAACGCGACAATTGCCCGCAGCGCGCCTTCCCCGCACTCGGGCGGGCTCTGGACCTTGACGAGCATCGCAGTACGGTGTCGCCATACCTTGTTCAGCAAGAAGGAGCCCGACAATGA
- a CDS encoding SMI1/KNR4 family protein: MAEPVGNQAWHQLLDAMIDNKRRHASVDDGLYPVTHPNPGATEEQLRATEERLGRPLDPQYREFLGVADGWESYHFSTNLLGTSDIGVGDRWGETARTIAQWLDETDTAEDLGVGDDSTQFAPIADTGNGYAGCLYLGTNLWPRKPVRMPLGPSRPSIARSIWASA, from the coding sequence GTGGCGGAACCAGTTGGAAATCAGGCTTGGCATCAACTACTCGACGCGATGATCGACAACAAGCGGCGGCATGCCTCGGTGGACGACGGACTGTATCCGGTGACCCACCCAAATCCTGGTGCCACTGAGGAACAACTTCGCGCCACCGAGGAACGGCTCGGCCGTCCGTTAGATCCGCAGTACCGTGAGTTCCTCGGTGTGGCTGATGGCTGGGAGAGCTATCACTTCAGTACGAACTTGTTGGGCACCAGCGATATTGGTGTCGGCGATCGTTGGGGTGAGACTGCTCGCACCATCGCGCAATGGCTTGATGAGACAGATACCGCCGAAGACCTGGGTGTCGGCGACGATTCGACCCAGTTCGCGCCGATCGCCGATACCGGCAACGGCTATGCCGGCTGCCTCTATCTGGGTACCAACCTCTGGCCGCGGAAACCGGTCCGGATGCCGCTCGGTCCGTCCAGGCCATCCATCGCGCGCTCGATCTGGGCGTCAGCCTGA
- a CDS encoding MmpS family transport accessory protein: MRLWIPLLVLAVIGAGGFTVSRLHGVFGSENRPSYADTNVSDAKSFDPKKMSYEVFGSPGNVADISYFDVNGDPLYIQKIPLPWSVKFEIGKTTAVGSIMAQGDGGSIGCRIIVDDEVKSEKVTNQTNAFTSCLLKAA; encoded by the coding sequence ATGCGTCTGTGGATTCCGCTACTGGTGCTCGCGGTAATTGGTGCCGGCGGTTTTACGGTGTCGCGGCTTCACGGTGTATTCGGTTCCGAGAACCGTCCGTCGTATGCCGATACGAATGTCAGTGACGCTAAATCGTTTGATCCCAAGAAGATGTCGTATGAGGTTTTCGGATCGCCGGGGAATGTGGCCGATATCAGCTATTTCGATGTCAATGGTGATCCGCTGTACATTCAGAAAATCCCATTGCCATGGTCGGTGAAATTCGAGATCGGTAAGACGACAGCGGTGGGAAGCATCATGGCGCAGGGGGATGGCGGCAGTATCGGGTGCCGCATCATCGTGGACGATGAGGTTAAGTCCGAGAAGGTGACAAATCAGACCAATGCCTTTACCTCATGCCTGCTGAAGGCCGCATGA
- a CDS encoding carboxymuconolactone decarboxylase family protein → MSDGRIPPGGLRELGPINWVIAKGMARAISAPQMHLATTLGQTGTRFWPWLAYSGAILRGTKLSTRDTEVVILRVAHVRECAYELQHHTRIAKSAGIDPAYQERIFAGAGAEGLSDKERALITGVDEILTTRTLSDEAWEGLSKFLDRRQLIGFCLLVTQYDGLAATMSSLRIPLDL, encoded by the coding sequence ATGAGCGATGGTCGCATCCCACCAGGTGGTCTACGCGAGCTCGGACCGATCAACTGGGTGATTGCCAAGGGGATGGCACGCGCGATTAGCGCACCGCAGATGCACCTGGCGACCACACTCGGACAAACGGGCACCCGGTTCTGGCCGTGGCTGGCGTATTCCGGCGCCATCCTGCGCGGCACCAAGCTGTCCACCCGTGACACCGAGGTGGTGATCCTGCGCGTGGCCCACGTGCGCGAATGCGCGTACGAGCTGCAGCACCACACACGCATCGCGAAGTCCGCCGGGATCGATCCCGCATATCAAGAGCGGATTTTTGCGGGCGCCGGGGCCGAGGGGCTCTCCGACAAGGAGCGCGCCCTCATTACCGGCGTCGACGAAATACTCACCACCAGAACACTTTCCGATGAGGCATGGGAGGGACTCTCGAAGTTCCTGGACCGCCGCCAGCTCATCGGCTTTTGCCTGCTCGTCACGCAGTACGACGGCCTGGCCGCGACCATGTCATCCTTGCGCATCCCGCTGGACCTCTAG
- a CDS encoding aldehyde dehydrogenase family protein: MTTTSENLAAAHSAVRDVRNPANGQVVGQVNWTDPSDIPVITAQLAKAQPSWERLGPEGRGKVLARFAQWLTDNTPRIEAQLIAETGKSKIDAGIEIPSILAIIAYYAPRAAEFLTPESRPASSIAMNTKKITLYQRPRRVVGVISPWNYPVALGYWDVIPALLAGCSVLLKPSERTPLSDELIARGWEEIGAPPVFEIVHGAREVGEALIDNVDFIQFTGSTATGKKIMERAARRLTPVSLELGGKDPMLVLSDADVKRAAHAAVWGSMFNAGQTCVSVERVYVHDSIYEQFVDLVVDEVRSLEIGAGMDHSVGAMIDENQLEVVDRHVRQAVASGARALTGGARVPGGGTFYAPTVLVDVDHSMDCMREETFGPTLPIMRFSEESAAIALANDSEYGLSASVWTKDRRRAERIALQLDCGTVNINDVIMNLSCLTAPHGGWKGSGMGSRFGGASGLLKYCRTEAIVDTRVTLPSEPLWYSGPSWLAPVALKSLTKLSNKALRPFRR, translated from the coding sequence ATGACAACGACGTCTGAAAACCTCGCCGCCGCCCACAGTGCCGTCCGCGACGTGCGCAATCCCGCGAACGGGCAGGTCGTCGGGCAGGTGAACTGGACCGATCCCTCGGATATCCCCGTGATCACCGCACAACTGGCCAAGGCGCAGCCGTCGTGGGAGCGTCTTGGCCCCGAGGGACGCGGCAAGGTGCTGGCCCGCTTCGCGCAGTGGCTGACCGACAACACGCCGCGTATCGAGGCCCAGTTGATCGCCGAGACCGGTAAGTCCAAGATCGACGCGGGCATCGAGATTCCGTCGATTCTCGCGATCATCGCCTACTACGCGCCTCGTGCGGCGGAATTCTTAACACCCGAATCGCGGCCGGCCTCGTCCATCGCCATGAACACCAAGAAGATCACCCTGTATCAGCGGCCCCGTAGGGTCGTAGGAGTTATCTCCCCATGGAATTATCCTGTGGCACTTGGATATTGGGATGTGATTCCGGCCCTGTTGGCGGGCTGTTCGGTGCTGCTCAAGCCCTCCGAACGCACGCCGCTGTCCGATGAACTCATCGCGCGCGGCTGGGAGGAAATCGGAGCGCCGCCGGTGTTCGAGATTGTCCACGGCGCACGTGAGGTCGGCGAGGCACTGATCGACAACGTCGACTTCATCCAGTTCACCGGATCGACGGCCACCGGCAAGAAGATCATGGAGCGCGCCGCGCGCCGCCTCACCCCGGTCAGCCTGGAACTGGGCGGCAAGGACCCGATGCTGGTGCTCTCGGATGCCGACGTCAAACGTGCGGCACATGCAGCGGTGTGGGGCAGCATGTTCAACGCCGGTCAGACCTGTGTCTCCGTCGAGCGGGTGTACGTCCACGACTCGATCTATGAGCAGTTTGTCGACCTGGTGGTCGACGAGGTGCGCAGTTTGGAGATCGGGGCCGGGATGGATCACAGCGTCGGCGCCATGATCGACGAGAATCAGCTCGAGGTCGTGGATCGGCATGTGCGCCAGGCGGTTGCGTCGGGTGCTCGGGCACTCACCGGCGGCGCGCGGGTCCCGGGCGGCGGTACCTTCTACGCTCCGACCGTGCTGGTCGACGTGGATCATTCCATGGATTGCATGCGGGAGGAGACCTTTGGTCCCACGCTGCCGATCATGCGGTTCTCTGAGGAGTCCGCGGCGATTGCCCTGGCGAATGACAGCGAGTACGGGCTGTCTGCCAGCGTCTGGACCAAGGACCGAAGGCGCGCCGAACGCATTGCGCTGCAACTTGATTGCGGTACCGTCAATATCAACGACGTGATCATGAACCTGTCCTGTCTGACCGCGCCGCACGGTGGCTGGAAGGGCTCGGGGATGGGCTCGCGCTTCGGTGGTGCCAGCGGTCTGCTCAAGTACTGCCGCACGGAGGCCATCGTCGACACCCGGGTGACGCTGCCCAGTGAGCCGCTGTGGTACAGCGGACCGAGCTGGCTGGCGCCGGTGGCGCTCAAGAGTCTTACCAAGCTCTCGAACAAGGCACTGCGCCCCTTCCGTCGCTGA